The following are from one region of the Actinoplanes sp. L3-i22 genome:
- a CDS encoding DUF742 domain-containing protein, with protein MARRPGLHWKVRPYMTARGRTSSRSPLLIHTLVSTGNRYDPVLAASLAPATRSLYEQARRMCSVAELSASCGLPLGLTRLLINDLLKIGQLVVHDARPSQDLALLERLRAGLLRLT; from the coding sequence ATGGCCCGAAGGCCGGGGCTGCACTGGAAGGTGCGCCCGTACATGACCGCGCGGGGGCGAACCAGCAGCCGCAGTCCCCTCCTGATCCACACCCTGGTCTCCACCGGCAACCGCTACGACCCGGTCCTCGCCGCCAGCCTGGCCCCGGCCACCCGCTCGCTCTACGAGCAGGCCCGCCGGATGTGCTCGGTGGCCGAGCTGTCGGCGTCCTGCGGGCTGCCGCTCGGGCTCACCCGACTGCTGATCAACGACCTGCTCAAGATCGGACAGCTGGTCGTTCATGACGCTCGCCCCTCGCAAGATCTAGCGCTCCTGGAGAGACTTCGTGCCGGCCTCCTCCGACTCACCTGA
- the eis gene encoding enhanced intracellular survival protein Eis, which produces MEIRQISAEERLTTSFPLQAYAFMPSPWSDEEVERYRKRMRFFTTTTSLIAEEDGATLAGVAALPMRQNVRDLVHDMAGVAGVASHPSARRRGLVRELLTRLLRQMREQGCTVSALYPFRPSFYARFGYVGIPRSRTARFTPEGLSELLRRDLPGSVQRLPIKEGFEAYDVLLHRLLADRHGFAVFDETRSAEVREEPMWVALARVGDEVVGGVRYRVDEHGGDLLASNLFSTGPLGRALLLQFFARHVDQVRHVEVLLGADETPELWGTDMTVTTTATVDNPTHNAPMARVLDVPGLAGSRVGHGGITVEITGDELIGGVWTLGADDGQLTVKPGGIPAATLTAGGFSALAYGALDPVEVVTRGLGDLDGGAVDRLGALFPRRTPYLFAEF; this is translated from the coding sequence ATGGAGATCCGGCAGATCAGCGCCGAGGAGCGCCTGACCACCTCGTTCCCCCTGCAGGCCTATGCGTTCATGCCGTCGCCCTGGTCCGACGAGGAGGTCGAGCGCTATCGGAAGCGCATGCGCTTCTTCACCACCACGACCAGCCTGATCGCCGAGGAGGACGGGGCGACGCTGGCCGGCGTCGCCGCCCTGCCGATGCGGCAGAACGTGCGCGACCTGGTGCACGACATGGCCGGCGTGGCCGGGGTCGCCTCGCATCCGTCGGCGCGGCGCCGCGGGCTGGTGCGGGAGCTGCTGACCCGGCTGCTGCGCCAGATGCGCGAGCAGGGCTGCACGGTGAGCGCGCTCTATCCGTTCCGCCCCAGTTTCTACGCCCGGTTCGGTTATGTCGGCATCCCCCGGTCCCGCACGGCCAGGTTCACCCCGGAAGGGCTTTCCGAGCTGCTGCGGCGCGATCTTCCCGGTTCGGTCCAGCGCCTGCCGATCAAGGAGGGCTTCGAGGCGTACGACGTCTTGCTGCACCGTCTCCTCGCCGACCGGCACGGGTTCGCGGTCTTCGACGAGACCCGGTCCGCGGAGGTCCGGGAGGAGCCGATGTGGGTGGCGCTCGCCCGGGTCGGCGACGAGGTGGTCGGCGGCGTTCGGTACCGGGTGGACGAGCACGGCGGCGACCTCCTCGCGTCGAACCTGTTCAGCACCGGGCCGCTCGGGCGGGCCCTGCTGCTGCAGTTCTTCGCCCGGCACGTCGACCAGGTCCGGCACGTCGAGGTGCTGCTCGGGGCGGACGAGACACCCGAGCTGTGGGGCACCGACATGACCGTGACCACCACGGCGACGGTGGACAATCCGACGCACAACGCCCCGATGGCCCGCGTGCTGGACGTGCCCGGGCTGGCCGGCAGCCGGGTCGGCCACGGCGGCATCACCGTGGAGATCACCGGCGACGAGCTGATCGGCGGGGTGTGGACGCTCGGGGCCGACGACGGGCAGCTGACGGTGAAGCCGGGCGGCATCCCGGCGGCGACGTTGACGGCGGGCGGGTTCAGCGCGCTGGCGTATGGGGCGCTGGATCCGGTGGAGGTGGTCACTCGCGGGCTGGGTGATCTGGACGGCGGGGCGGTGGATCGGTTGGGCGCGCTGTTCCCGCGGCGGACGCCCTACCTGTTCGCCGAGTTCTGA
- a CDS encoding sensor histidine kinase KdpD, protein MPEAGRWMSWLRGRRREQGVPDAVPEKVLTPQQPRPAEKPDPWRPVAGEFALRLLTLTWEAVHHIGEAEFREQDAERRKILFRIDHSVTRVRRLAENLRVLTGEPFDDPDQQITSLHEITQAAGGAVEHYERLHFGPIADLAVAANAADDVIRILTELIDNADRYSPPTEPVSIAAHLTGDGDVVIRVEDNGIGLNPAHQPWIESLLADGPAAGELQPAHLGLAVASVLTHRHRSLRVRLVPRQPRGTVAMLLIGADLLCEAPRPEPDSTAPEPPAVPAQNQQNHQNDVTMLLPAVPKPMPRRVPASVRTSAPPPPVTTEVHQTAWHDDAADFNAGVDAARAKSPQQNSKDPHD, encoded by the coding sequence ATGCCCGAGGCAGGCCGCTGGATGAGCTGGCTACGCGGGCGGCGGCGCGAGCAGGGCGTACCTGACGCCGTACCGGAGAAGGTCCTGACCCCGCAGCAACCGCGACCGGCGGAGAAGCCGGACCCCTGGCGGCCGGTCGCCGGTGAGTTCGCTCTGCGGCTGCTCACCCTTACGTGGGAGGCCGTTCACCACATCGGGGAAGCCGAATTCCGCGAGCAGGACGCCGAACGCCGCAAGATCCTGTTCCGGATCGACCACTCGGTGACCCGGGTCCGGCGGCTGGCGGAGAACTTGCGGGTCCTCACCGGTGAGCCGTTCGACGACCCGGACCAGCAGATCACCTCACTGCACGAGATCACCCAGGCGGCCGGCGGCGCCGTCGAGCACTACGAGCGGCTGCACTTCGGCCCGATCGCCGATCTCGCGGTGGCCGCGAACGCCGCCGACGACGTGATCCGGATCCTGACCGAGTTGATCGACAACGCCGACCGCTATTCGCCGCCGACCGAGCCGGTCAGCATCGCCGCGCACCTGACCGGCGACGGTGACGTGGTGATCCGGGTGGAGGACAACGGGATCGGCCTCAATCCGGCGCACCAGCCGTGGATCGAGTCGCTGCTGGCGGACGGGCCGGCCGCCGGTGAGCTGCAGCCGGCGCACCTGGGCCTGGCCGTGGCGTCGGTGCTGACCCACCGGCACCGTTCGCTGCGGGTCCGGCTGGTGCCGCGCCAGCCGCGCGGCACGGTCGCGATGCTGCTGATCGGGGCGGACCTGCTCTGCGAGGCGCCGCGCCCGGAGCCGGACTCGACCGCCCCGGAGCCGCCGGCGGTCCCGGCGCAGAACCAGCAGAACCATCAGAACGACGTGACCATGCTGCTCCCGGCGGTGCCGAAGCCGATGCCGCGCCGGGTGCCGGCCAGCGTCCGGACCAGCGCGCCGCCGCCCCCGGTCACCACCGAGGTCCACCAGACCGCCTGGCACGACGACGCCGCGGATTTCAACGCGGGCGTCGACGCGGCCCGGGCGAAATCCCCCCAGCAGAACTCGAAGGACCCCCATGACTGA
- a CDS encoding FMN-binding protein yields the protein MRRSTAAAVGTLTGAALILGVRLSVQPPAAPAEAAPAAQELTDEPAPAETSAGAKKPAASASAGSKKKETAKPTEAADETGLKAGTYKGKAVQNPYGTVQVTIKVSGGKISSANATYPKTGFSATINPNAVTKLNQETLSAQSAKVDTVSGATFTSQSYVTSLQAALDAAGA from the coding sequence ATGCGCCGTAGTACCGCAGCAGCCGTCGGCACCCTCACCGGCGCGGCCCTGATCCTCGGGGTCCGCCTGAGCGTGCAGCCGCCGGCGGCACCGGCGGAAGCCGCGCCGGCCGCTCAGGAGCTGACCGACGAGCCCGCCCCGGCGGAGACCTCGGCGGGCGCGAAGAAGCCGGCTGCCTCGGCGTCGGCCGGTTCGAAGAAGAAGGAGACCGCGAAGCCGACCGAGGCGGCCGACGAGACCGGCCTGAAGGCCGGCACCTACAAGGGCAAGGCCGTGCAGAATCCGTACGGCACGGTCCAGGTCACCATCAAGGTCAGCGGCGGCAAGATCTCCAGCGCGAACGCGACGTACCCGAAGACCGGCTTCAGCGCGACGATCAACCCGAACGCGGTCACCAAGCTGAACCAGGAGACTCTGTCCGCCCAGAGCGCCAAGGTCGACACGGTCTCGGGCGCGACGTTCACCAGCCAGTCGTACGTCACGTCGCTGCAGGCCGCCCTCGACGCCGCCGGCGCCTGA
- a CDS encoding S1C family serine protease, whose amino-acid sequence MTVLRPDGSEPPEPVPEEPAPSRVARWNTPDRRRKALIALVGAWAVVITVVAFTRGGGSATPPTAAPKPSPSASQGPLAVSAIYQTLLPSVVLIQTTGHDAKKALESATGTGVIANADGTVMTANHVIDGAETIKLTYADGTSAAAKVASANPELDIATLTPAKLPETLVPAVLGGGVQVGDTVVAIGNPLGLVDSTSSGVVSGLDRKLTREKNDDIAGLIQFDAAVNPGNSGGPLVNDQGQVVGIVVALANPTDAGTFIGIGFAVPIGAALGGGDEGDGRAPPL is encoded by the coding sequence ATGACCGTGCTCCGCCCGGACGGCTCCGAACCCCCGGAGCCCGTGCCGGAGGAGCCGGCCCCCAGCCGAGTGGCCCGGTGGAACACTCCGGACCGGCGCCGCAAGGCTCTGATCGCCCTGGTCGGGGCGTGGGCCGTGGTGATCACCGTGGTGGCCTTCACCCGTGGTGGCGGCTCGGCGACCCCGCCGACGGCCGCGCCCAAACCGTCCCCGTCCGCGTCGCAGGGCCCGCTCGCGGTCTCCGCGATCTACCAGACGCTGCTGCCCTCGGTGGTGCTGATCCAGACCACCGGCCACGACGCGAAGAAGGCGCTGGAGTCGGCCACCGGCACCGGCGTGATCGCGAACGCGGACGGCACCGTGATGACCGCCAACCACGTGATCGACGGCGCCGAGACCATCAAGCTGACGTATGCCGACGGCACCTCCGCCGCGGCGAAGGTCGCCAGCGCGAACCCGGAGCTGGACATCGCCACGCTGACCCCGGCGAAGCTGCCGGAGACGCTGGTCCCGGCGGTGCTCGGCGGCGGCGTGCAGGTCGGCGACACGGTGGTGGCGATCGGCAACCCGCTGGGCCTGGTCGACTCGACCAGCAGCGGCGTGGTGTCCGGGTTGGACCGCAAGCTCACCCGGGAGAAGAACGACGACATCGCCGGCCTGATCCAGTTCGACGCGGCGGTCAACCCCGGCAACTCGGGCGGCCCGCTCGTCAACGACCAGGGCCAGGTGGTCGGCATCGTGGTGGCCCTGGCCAACCCGACCGACGCGGGCACCTTCATCGGCATCGGGTTCGCCGTCCCGATCGGCGCCGCGCTCGGCGGCGGCGACGAGGGCGACGGACGAGCACCACCCCTGTAA
- a CDS encoding styrene monooxygenase/indole monooxygenase family protein yields MRKILIVGAGQAGLQLALSLRAEGYDVTLMSARTPDEIRTGWPTSTQAMFDLALGTERAYGLNHWEQESPPIHGLRPQLSVEKGQLALAFNAPLDRPAQSTDQRVKMARWLEDAEERGVEVVYNAATTQDLDAITQLGRYDLTIVAAGKGDLVAMFDRDPERSPYAEPQRGLAVAYVHGLEPDPEWPEPHVGFHALPGLGELFVIPGLTHTGPCDILFWEAVPGGPLDRWAGNTGRMAPGQHLEITLDLIREHLPWVAARAGNVRLTDAKATLHGRYTPTVRRPVAHLPGGGQVLGLADVVIANDPITGQGSNTAAKAAHHYLQAILARGDQPFDEQWMTDTFETFWTAHGMAVTGWTNAMLQPLPPHVQQLLGAATANEQIARRFAYGFVDPNDLLNWFVDPEKSAAYLAEVSGS; encoded by the coding sequence GTGCGCAAGATACTCATCGTGGGGGCCGGTCAGGCCGGCCTCCAGCTCGCCCTCAGCCTCCGCGCCGAGGGATACGACGTCACCCTCATGTCGGCGCGTACCCCGGACGAGATCCGCACCGGCTGGCCCACGTCCACCCAGGCGATGTTCGACCTGGCGCTGGGCACCGAGCGGGCCTACGGACTGAACCACTGGGAGCAGGAGTCCCCACCGATCCACGGGCTGCGGCCGCAGCTCTCGGTCGAGAAGGGACAGTTGGCGCTGGCGTTCAACGCGCCGCTGGACCGCCCGGCCCAGTCCACCGACCAGCGGGTGAAGATGGCCCGCTGGCTGGAGGACGCCGAGGAGCGGGGCGTCGAGGTGGTCTACAACGCGGCCACCACCCAGGACCTGGACGCGATCACCCAGCTCGGCCGCTACGACCTGACGATCGTCGCGGCCGGCAAGGGCGACCTGGTGGCGATGTTCGACCGGGATCCGGAGCGGTCGCCGTACGCCGAGCCGCAGCGCGGCCTGGCCGTCGCCTACGTGCACGGCCTGGAGCCGGACCCGGAGTGGCCGGAGCCGCACGTCGGCTTCCACGCCCTGCCCGGCCTCGGCGAGCTCTTCGTGATCCCCGGCCTGACCCACACCGGCCCGTGCGACATCCTGTTCTGGGAGGCGGTCCCCGGCGGGCCGCTGGACCGCTGGGCCGGCAACACCGGCCGGATGGCCCCCGGGCAGCACCTCGAGATCACCCTCGACCTGATCCGCGAGCACCTGCCGTGGGTCGCCGCGCGCGCCGGCAACGTCCGGCTCACCGACGCCAAGGCCACCCTGCACGGCCGGTACACCCCGACGGTCCGCAGGCCGGTCGCGCACCTGCCCGGCGGCGGCCAGGTCCTGGGACTGGCCGACGTGGTCATCGCCAACGACCCGATCACCGGTCAGGGCAGCAACACCGCGGCCAAGGCCGCCCACCACTACCTGCAGGCGATTCTCGCGCGCGGCGACCAGCCGTTCGACGAGCAGTGGATGACGGACACGTTCGAGACGTTCTGGACCGCGCACGGCATGGCGGTCACCGGCTGGACGAACGCGATGCTCCAGCCGCTTCCGCCGCACGTCCAGCAGCTGCTCGGCGCCGCCACCGCGAACGAGCAGATCGCCCGCCGCTTCGCCTACGGCTTCGTCGACCCGAACGACCTGCTCAACTGGTTCGTCGACCCGGAGAAGTCCGCCGCCTACCTCGCCGAGGTCAGTGGTTCCTAG
- a CDS encoding roadblock/LC7 domain-containing protein, with the protein MTDNPDVSWLIGQLVREVPTISAVVLVSADGLQLASSGHLSQAHAESVAALAAGFLGITGQLGGLLQLGAPENLSIRYPHGHLAFLRIDDPHGEFVAALLVSAQPQTQIGHLGYAMTTFSQAVGHALTPETRHALHQGTLPAPAR; encoded by the coding sequence ATGACTGACAACCCGGATGTCTCCTGGCTGATCGGCCAGCTCGTCCGTGAGGTGCCGACGATCAGCGCGGTCGTCCTGGTCTCCGCCGACGGCCTGCAACTGGCCTCGTCCGGACATCTCAGCCAGGCGCACGCGGAGAGCGTCGCCGCGCTCGCCGCCGGCTTCCTCGGCATCACCGGCCAGCTCGGCGGCCTGCTGCAGCTCGGCGCCCCGGAGAACCTGAGCATCCGCTACCCGCACGGCCATCTGGCGTTCCTGCGGATCGACGACCCGCACGGCGAGTTCGTCGCGGCGCTGCTCGTCTCCGCTCAACCCCAGACCCAGATCGGACACCTGGGGTACGCGATGACCACGTTCAGCCAGGCGGTCGGCCACGCGCTGACCCCGGAGACCCGGCACGCGCTGCACCAAGGCACGCTGCCCGCACCGGCTCGTTGA
- a CDS encoding FAD:protein FMN transferase, with protein sequence MGTVVSIELADDLPESRLRELIESTCAWLHEVDARFSTYKADSEVSRLQRREIRPEDCSADLRLVLDRCADLWRDTDGYFDAYAKGPLDPSGYVKGWSVEVASARLAAAGSTRHHLNAGGDIRMRGAAPDGGPWRVGIRHPWEADKLAWVLAVKEGAVATSGTYERGAHVWNPRTGAPATGLRSVTVVGPDLAVADAYATAALAMGEPGLSWLAKRVADGYESAAVTEDGRAFTSPALPIAR encoded by the coding sequence ATGGGGACCGTCGTCAGCATCGAGCTCGCCGACGACCTCCCGGAATCGCGGCTGCGGGAGCTGATCGAGTCCACCTGCGCGTGGCTGCACGAGGTCGACGCCCGGTTCAGCACGTACAAGGCGGACAGCGAGGTCTCCCGCCTCCAGCGCCGGGAGATCCGCCCGGAGGACTGCTCGGCGGACCTGCGCCTGGTCCTGGACCGCTGCGCCGACCTGTGGCGGGACACCGACGGCTACTTCGACGCGTACGCGAAGGGCCCGCTCGACCCGTCCGGCTACGTCAAGGGCTGGTCCGTCGAGGTCGCCTCGGCCCGCCTCGCCGCCGCCGGCTCCACCCGCCACCACCTGAACGCCGGCGGCGACATCCGGATGCGCGGCGCCGCCCCGGACGGCGGCCCGTGGCGGGTCGGCATCCGCCACCCGTGGGAGGCCGACAAGCTGGCCTGGGTCCTCGCGGTCAAGGAGGGCGCGGTGGCCACGTCCGGCACCTACGAGCGCGGCGCCCACGTCTGGAATCCCCGCACCGGCGCCCCGGCGACCGGACTCCGCTCGGTCACCGTCGTCGGCCCCGACCTGGCCGTGGCCGACGCCTACGCCACCGCCGCCCTGGCCATGGGCGAACCAGGCCTGTCCTGGCTCGCCAAACGCGTCGCCGACGGCTACGAGTCCGCCGCCGTCACCGAAGACGGCCGAGCGTTCACCTCCCCAGCCCTCCCCATCGCCCGCTAA
- a CDS encoding ATP/GTP-binding protein, whose product MSSAKIVIAGGFGVGKTTAVEAISEIPAIRTESWMTAAAAQIDRLDPGIDKVTTTVAMDFGRVTVDDSLVLYLFGTPGQPRFWPMWDDLVRGAVGALVLVDTNHLENSFAAVNYFENDADVPWIVCVNLFHGLQTHELSEVREALTLPPHVPLIAADIREPRNVAHALLAVVNHATERATALAGQGVGL is encoded by the coding sequence ATGTCCTCGGCGAAGATCGTGATCGCCGGGGGTTTCGGCGTGGGCAAGACGACCGCGGTCGAGGCCATCTCGGAAATTCCGGCAATTCGCACCGAGTCCTGGATGACCGCCGCCGCCGCCCAGATCGACCGCCTCGATCCTGGCATCGACAAGGTCACCACCACGGTGGCGATGGACTTCGGCCGGGTGACCGTCGACGATTCCCTTGTGCTCTATCTGTTCGGCACGCCGGGCCAGCCCCGGTTCTGGCCGATGTGGGACGACCTGGTCCGGGGCGCGGTCGGCGCCCTGGTCCTGGTCGACACCAACCATCTGGAGAACTCGTTCGCCGCGGTCAACTACTTCGAGAACGACGCGGACGTGCCGTGGATCGTCTGCGTCAATCTCTTCCACGGCCTCCAGACCCACGAGCTCTCCGAGGTACGGGAGGCGCTCACCCTGCCCCCGCACGTCCCGCTGATCGCCGCGGACATCCGCGAACCGCGCAACGTCGCGCACGCATTGCTGGCCGTGGTGAACCACGCGACGGAGCGCGCCACCGCCCTCGCCGGTCAAGGCGTCGGCTTGTAG
- a CDS encoding DUF58 domain-containing protein encodes MATPSDRLLRRLEWRLGRRLDGRLQGAYRTVWHGTGIDFTDLRAYTPEDDVRHIDWNVTARLDEPFVRQYTEDRELTAWLVVDKSASMRFGGHDGKDSVATELAVSLAKLVSKGGNRVGAILFDNAAHKVIPPRGGRDQILRIAHELLKPAPAAKPAKPAKPARKSKQPAPTTDLSAMLNLAALTTAKRRSLIFVMSDFIGEPGWDRPLGMLTHRHEVVCVRVVDPAELDLPDLGLILVEDAETGEQILVDTSDPLLRGRLATQVDAREAELTGAMRRAGVADHRITTDQDLMAALVQMVQASGRGRR; translated from the coding sequence ATGGCGACACCCTCCGACCGGCTGCTGCGGCGCCTGGAGTGGCGGCTCGGCCGCCGTCTCGACGGGCGGTTGCAGGGCGCCTACCGCACGGTCTGGCACGGCACCGGGATCGACTTCACCGACCTGCGCGCCTACACGCCGGAGGACGACGTCCGGCACATCGACTGGAACGTGACGGCCCGCCTGGACGAGCCGTTCGTCCGGCAGTACACGGAGGACCGCGAGCTGACCGCCTGGCTGGTCGTCGACAAGTCCGCGTCGATGCGCTTCGGCGGGCACGACGGCAAGGACTCGGTCGCCACCGAGCTGGCGGTCAGCCTGGCCAAACTGGTCTCCAAGGGCGGCAACCGGGTCGGCGCGATCCTGTTCGACAACGCCGCGCACAAGGTCATTCCGCCGCGCGGCGGCCGCGACCAGATCCTCCGGATCGCGCATGAGCTGCTGAAGCCCGCGCCGGCGGCCAAACCGGCCAAACCGGCCAAGCCGGCCAGGAAGTCCAAGCAGCCCGCGCCGACCACGGATCTTTCCGCGATGCTGAACCTCGCGGCGCTGACCACCGCGAAGCGCCGCAGCCTGATCTTCGTGATGTCCGACTTCATCGGCGAGCCCGGCTGGGACCGCCCGCTCGGCATGCTCACCCACCGCCACGAGGTGGTCTGCGTCCGCGTCGTCGACCCGGCCGAGCTGGACCTGCCGGACCTGGGCCTGATCCTGGTCGAGGACGCCGAGACCGGCGAGCAGATCCTGGTCGACACCAGCGACCCGCTGCTGCGCGGCCGCCTGGCGACCCAGGTCGACGCCCGGGAGGCGGAGCTCACCGGCGCGATGCGCCGGGCGGGCGTCGCCGACCACCGGATCACCACGGATCAGGACCTGATGGCGGCGCTGGTGCAGATGGTCCAGGCGTCGGGACGAGGCCGGCGATGA
- a CDS encoding VWA domain-containing protein: MALQAAGFGTLIGGGLRRHLPYALLLAALPILLVGLARPQAQVAVPRVSGTVLLAFDISNSMAATDVTPTRLGAAQAAATTFVDEQPATVDVGVLVFGDQALLTQAPTDDHSAASAAIARVKPSGGTSLGQAILVGLGTITGKPVSLPTDGSTPDTSALGYWPSATIVVFSDGENTGGPDAEAAAELAAAAGVRIQTVGVGTAKGATVEVDGYQLNTALDETTLTTVAQVTGGAYHAAGDADTLNDTTKSIDLRLTTKKEPLELTAPFAGAALLLLALGGLLGTRWHGRIV; encoded by the coding sequence GTGGCGCTGCAGGCGGCGGGTTTCGGCACGCTGATCGGCGGCGGCTTACGGCGACATCTGCCGTACGCGTTGCTGCTCGCCGCCCTGCCGATCCTGCTGGTGGGCCTGGCCCGGCCGCAGGCCCAGGTCGCGGTCCCGCGGGTGTCCGGCACCGTGCTGCTCGCCTTCGACATCTCGAACAGCATGGCCGCCACCGACGTCACCCCGACCCGGCTCGGCGCCGCGCAGGCCGCCGCGACCACGTTCGTCGACGAGCAGCCGGCCACCGTCGACGTCGGCGTGCTGGTCTTCGGCGACCAGGCGCTGCTCACCCAGGCGCCGACCGACGACCACAGCGCCGCGTCGGCCGCGATCGCCCGGGTCAAGCCGAGCGGCGGCACCTCGCTGGGCCAGGCGATCCTGGTCGGGCTGGGCACGATCACCGGCAAACCGGTCAGCCTGCCGACCGACGGGTCCACTCCGGACACCAGCGCGCTCGGCTACTGGCCGTCGGCGACGATCGTGGTCTTCTCCGACGGCGAGAACACCGGCGGCCCGGACGCCGAGGCCGCCGCCGAGCTGGCCGCCGCGGCCGGCGTCCGGATCCAGACGGTCGGCGTCGGCACGGCCAAGGGCGCGACCGTCGAGGTGGACGGCTACCAGCTGAACACCGCGCTGGACGAGACCACCCTGACCACGGTCGCGCAGGTCACCGGCGGGGCGTACCACGCCGCCGGCGACGCGGACACGCTCAACGACACCACCAAGTCGATCGACCTCCGGCTGACCACCAAGAAGGAGCCGCTGGAGCTGACCGCCCCGTTCGCCGGGGCCGCCCTGCTGCTGCTGGCGCTCGGCGGGCTGCTCGGCACCCGCTGGCACGGAAGGATCGTCTGA
- a CDS encoding MoxR family ATPase: MSWTDAPPASAGPIEKVLYEVKKTIVGQDILLERLVVALLARGHILVEGVPGLAKTLAVKSLAEAIGGDFHRVQFTPDLVPADIVGTRVYHQPSGEFQVQLGPVFTNLLLADEINRAPAKVQSALLETMQERQVTIGRETHKLPNPFLVMATQNPIENEGVYPLPEAQVDRFMMKVVIGYPTPTEEFVVVERALAPAAVLQRIIDPETLVTLQQAADQVYVDPSLIEFAVQLANASRDPARVGLTDLARYVTYGASPRSSISLVLAARALAYVRGREYVVPEDLADLALDVMRHRMVLSYEALSDEVTADLILSKIIANLSFPEPAGRGR, translated from the coding sequence ATGAGCTGGACCGATGCCCCGCCGGCCTCCGCCGGACCGATCGAGAAGGTGCTGTACGAGGTCAAGAAGACCATCGTCGGCCAGGACATCCTGCTCGAGCGCCTGGTCGTGGCCCTGCTGGCCCGCGGCCACATCCTGGTCGAGGGCGTGCCCGGGCTGGCCAAGACGCTCGCGGTGAAGTCCCTGGCCGAGGCGATCGGCGGCGACTTCCACCGGGTCCAGTTCACCCCCGACCTGGTCCCCGCGGACATCGTCGGCACCCGGGTCTATCACCAGCCGTCCGGCGAGTTCCAGGTGCAGCTCGGCCCGGTCTTCACCAACCTGCTGCTGGCCGACGAGATCAACCGGGCGCCGGCCAAGGTGCAGAGCGCGCTGCTGGAGACGATGCAGGAGCGGCAGGTCACGATCGGCCGGGAGACGCACAAGCTGCCGAACCCGTTCCTGGTCATGGCGACCCAGAACCCGATCGAGAACGAGGGCGTCTATCCGCTGCCCGAGGCCCAGGTCGACCGGTTCATGATGAAGGTGGTGATCGGCTACCCGACCCCCACCGAGGAGTTCGTGGTGGTGGAGCGGGCGCTCGCGCCGGCCGCCGTGCTCCAGCGGATCATCGACCCGGAAACCCTGGTCACCCTGCAGCAGGCCGCCGACCAGGTGTACGTCGACCCGTCGCTGATCGAGTTCGCGGTGCAGCTCGCCAACGCGTCGCGCGATCCGGCCCGGGTCGGCTTGACCGACCTCGCGAGGTATGTGACGTACGGCGCCAGCCCCCGCTCCTCGATCAGTCTCGTGCTGGCCGCGCGCGCTCTCGCGTACGTCCGCGGTCGTGAATATGTTGTTCCGGAGGACCTGGCCGACCTGGCGCTGGACGTGATGCGTCATCGGATGGTGCTCTCCTACGAGGCCCTCTCCGACGAGGTCACCGCCGACCTGATCCTCTCCAAGATCATTGCCAACCTGTCGTTCCCGGAGCCCGCCGGCCGGGGCCGCTGA